One part of the Lotus japonicus ecotype B-129 chromosome 2, LjGifu_v1.2 genome encodes these proteins:
- the LOC130736362 gene encoding F-box/kelch-repeat protein At3g23880-like: MMLNLPLEIVEEILCRLPVKLLSQLRCVSKSWNLLISNPKFAKKHMRYSHKDFSRWHLILNFMNPSCEIPLLDYFFPSIFNEETPTTTKLRYPLTNQEYFHSIVGSCDGFLYSIIGSSFIVWNASIQKLKILPYLEIPPQGSRNTMIWNAFGHDHLSDSYKAVSFFQYKCDGGGLKIQVHVHTLGTNSWRRIEDFPYIILLDRLAKFLSGTLNWFVLTANCSWAIVSFDLGKESYQEITQPDYGDGGLVSKNLTVLRDCLCIIAHKQSISEIWLMKEYGIQESWTKLFKISGEDPKTYPLTRVIHIFEDDEVLLDYQYKFVVYNPRHDTFKTPLFQYKGFMTPWVYIESLLSPCS, encoded by the exons ATGATGCTAA ACCTTCCCTTGGAAATCGTGGAAGAGATTCTATGCAGGCTTCCAGTGAAGCTCCTCTCACAACTCCGATGCGTTTCGAAGTCTTGGAATTTGCTAATTTCCAATCCCAAGTTCGCCAAAAAGCACATGCGCTACTCACACAAGGACTTCTCTCGCTGGCACCTCATCTTAAACTTCATGAATCCCTCATGCGAGATCCCTCTCTTGGATTACTTTTTCCCGTCTATTTTCAATGAAGAAACCCCAACCACCACAAAGCTCAGGTATCCTCTAACTAATCAAGAATATTTTCATTCGATTGTTGGATCTTGTGATGGATTTCTCTATTCCATCATTGGTAGTTCCTTTATTGTATGGAATGCATCTATTCAGAAATTGAAGATTTTGCCATATTTGGAAATTCCACCACAAGGTAGTAGAAATACAATGATATGGAATGCATTTGGTCATGATCATTTAAGTGATAGTTACAAGGCAGTTTCATTTTTTCAGTATAAATGTGATGGTGGTGGTCTTAAAATTCAGGTCCATGTCCATACTTTGGGTACTAATTCCTGGagaaggattgaagatttcccTTATATTATTTTGTTAGATAGATTGGCAAAATTTCTGAGTGGAACGCTTAATTGGTTTGTGCTAACTGCAAATTGTTCATGGGCTATTGTTTCTTTTGATTTGGGGAAGGAGTCTTATCAAGAAATTACGCAGCCTGATTATGGAGATGGAGGTCTAGTTAGTAAAAACTTAACAGTACTAAGAGATTGTTTGTGCATCATTGCTCATAAGCAGTCAATTTCAGAAATTTGGCTTATGAAAGAATATGGTATTCAAGAGTCTTGGACTAAACTATTCAAGATTTCTGGTGAAGATCCTAAAACTTATCCACTTACTCGGGTAATTCATATTTTTGAGGATGATGAAGTGCTTCTAGACTACCAGTACAAGTTCGTTGTTTATAATCCAAGACATGATACTTTTAAAACTCCTCTTTTTCAATACAAGGGTTTCATGACTCCATGGGTGTACATTGAGAGTTTGCTATCACCTTGTTCTTAA